Within Helicobacter pylori NQ4053, the genomic segment TCGCTTGATTAAAATCAAGCTCTTTTATTATTTATCTTAAAAATGCTAAAGCATTTTTTAAATTCTATTAAACAAAGTTAAATTTAAAAAAAGGGATTGGTTGCGGAGAATGGATTTGAACCACTGACCTTTGGGTTATGAGCCCAACGAGCTACCGGACTGCTCTACTCCGCGACACGCTAACAAAGGAAAAAAATGGCTGGGGTGCAAGGATTCGAACCTCGGAATGCCAGGACCAAAACCTGGTGCCTTACCGCTTGGCGACACCCCAACAAATAAAATAAAGAAAGCATTATACAAAAGCTTTTTAAAAAAGTCAAGCTAAAACGCTATAATTTCATCATGGAAAATGGATTTAACCCTCTCATTTATGAACGCTATTTGAAAAAGAAAGAAACTTTTTTGCTGTTTAAAAGAATCGCTCAAATGTCTGCGTTTAAAAATCTAAAGCTCCAGCTCAAGCGAAGAGAGGTGATCAATCGTTATGTCGCTGGAATTTTAGGGGATTTAAAGAAAGGGTTTAGATACGCTAAAATTGAACATCAAATCCTAAAAATCTATTTCACGCACCCGAGTTTCTTGAAAGCCTTTGAAACAGAAAAAGACCACTACACCAACCGCCTGAAAGCCCATTTTTTAGAAACGCAAAAAACCCTAAAAGCTTTGAATTACCCTTTTGATTTTAAAATAATCCAAGCGAGCGTTAAGAAAAGGGCGTATCACAAACCGGTTGTCAAAAAAGAAAAACCCCCTAAAAAACCGGTTAGCATCAATGTCAATTGCGAGGGTTTGAGCGATTTCACTAAAAAGCAATTTTTAAAGCTCAAACGCGCTTGTAACGATAATACGCCGCGCACGCCCCCTTGAGAGCTGACCATGCAACTGCCGATCGGGTTTTGTGGGGTGCAAGTTGTGGCGAATAGTGAGCAATCTAGGGGCTTAGAGCAATTTTTGAAACTCAAACGCGCTTGTAACGATAATACGCCGCGCACGCCCCCTTGAGAGCTGACCATGCAACTGCCGATCGGGTTTTGTGGGGTGCAAGTTGTGGCGAATAATGAGCAATCTAGGGGCTTAGAGCAATTTTTGAAACTCAAACGCGCTTGTAACGATAATACGCCGCGCACGCCCCCTCAGAGCTGACCATGCAACTGCCGATCGGGTTTTGCGGGGTGCAAGTTGTAGCGAATAGCGAGCAGTCCAAAGGCTTAGCGATGCCTTTTAAAATTTCCCCACACTTGCATGCCTTGTTTTCTTTAGAGGTTTTGTGGCTTAAGTATGCTTTAAAGACTTTTTCAGCGTCATAAGAAGCGAACGCTTCTTTAAGCTTGAGAGCGGAATGTTTGATATTCCCTAAGCCTCTCCATTCAAAATTTTCCCTAACTTCCATGCATGCGTTCACTAACGCTTGCGCTTTTGTATTCCCCTCAAAACTCACCGCTCTTTTGTATTGGATCTCTAGCTTGGCTTCTTTGTTTAAGGCTTGTTTAAGAAGCATCAGCACGCTTTCTAGTATATCCACCGGCTCAAAACCGCTCACAATAATAGGGAGTTTAAAGCGATCCACTAAAGGAGTATAGATTTGAGCGCCGCTGATCACGCTCACATGGCTAGGGGCTAAAAGGGCGTTAATTTGGCATGCTGGATCTTTTAAAATCGTGCTCACGCTGGGAGGCACTAGAATGTGGTTGATGTGGAAAAAAAGATTTTTTAATTTTTCTTTTTTGGCGTTCAGTAAAACGCTCGCTGTCATCGGCGTGGTGGTTTCAAAACCGATCGCAATGTAAATGACTTTTTTATGCGGGTTTTCTTTAGCGATCTCTAAAGCTTGCATGGGCGAATACAAAAAGCGCGCATCTAGCCCCTTTTCTCTAGCTTGTATCAAACTCCCATAGCTCCCGGGGACTCTCATCATATCCCCTAAACTCAAAACAATGCTATCTTTCATGCTAGCGAGTTCATAAGCTTCATCAAGGCGCGCTCTTGGCATCACGCATACCGGGCAGCCTGGCCCATGCACAAACTCTAAATTGTTAGGCATCAAATCCAAAAGCCCGTATTTCATGAGAGAATGCGTATGCCCTCCGCACACTTCCATGATGACTAATTTTTTTTCAAGTTTAAAAGCGAGTTTTTTGATTGCATTAGAGAGCGCTAAAATGGTTTGCTTGTCCCTAAAGGGCGAAATGAGGTGATCAACGCTCATTGTTATTATTGCGTTTCGTTCATTTTGGCGATCATTTCTTGGTAAAGCTCAATGGATTCTAGGGCTTCTTTTTCATCAATCTTACTCATCACATAGCCAATGTGGAGTAACACATAATCGCCCACTTTAACGGACTCGCCCATTAAATCCAAGCTCGCCTCTCTTTGAACGCCCAAAGTTTCCAAAAGCGCCACATTATCGTTAATGGCTATGACTTTAGAGGGGATCGCTAAACACATTAAAACGAATGCGTGGATTGGTAATTTTCACGCTTTTTTTCTAAAAGGAAGTTTTTAAAATCTTCCAAGCTTTTAGGGTCTTTAGAACTCATTAAAAAAATAGGCGCTTCAGGCTTTAATTTTTGCATGTCTTCTTTGACTTGAGAAACCCTGAAATTAAACACTTCAATCATATCCGCTTTACTGATGATCACCGCATCAGCGCACATGAACATCGTAGGGTATTTTAGCACCTTATCATCGCCCTCTGGCACGGAGAGTAAAACGATATTCATCGCCGC encodes:
- a CDS encoding HypC/HybG/HupF family hydrogenase formation chaperone is translated as MCLAIPSKVIAINDNVALLETLGVQREASLDLMGESVKVGDYVLLHIGYVMSKIDEKEALESIELYQEMIAKMNETQ
- the hypD gene encoding hydrogenase formation protein HypD → MSVDHLISPFRDKQTILALSNAIKKLAFKLEKKLVIMEVCGGHTHSLMKYGLLDLMPNNLEFVHGPGCPVCVMPRARLDEAYELASMKDSIVLSLGDMMRVPGSYGSLIQAREKGLDARFLYSPMQALEIAKENPHKKVIYIAIGFETTTPMTASVLLNAKKEKLKNLFFHINHILVPPSVSTILKDPACQINALLAPSHVSVISGAQIYTPLVDRFKLPIIVSGFEPVDILESVLMLLKQALNKEAKLEIQYKRAVSFEGNTKAQALVNACMEVRENFEWRGLGNIKHSALKLKEAFASYDAEKVFKAYLSHKTSKENKACKCGEILKGIAKPLDCSLFATTCTPQNPIGSCMVSSEGACAAYYRYKRV